The following are from one region of the Nicotiana tabacum cultivar K326 chromosome 3, ASM71507v2, whole genome shotgun sequence genome:
- the LOC107793674 gene encoding epoxide hydrolase 2-like isoform X2, whose product MEQIEHKYVEVNWLNLHVAETGSGNSPVVVFLHGFPEIWYTWRYQMIAVAEAGFRAIAPDFRGHGLLDQPPEPEKTTFLDLANDTLALLDALGISKAFLIGKDFGSAVISLFILLHGERVSGFITMGVPFLPPQPFKYTEYLPEGFYISRWREPGRAEADFGRLDAKTVVRNIYILFSRSEIPIANEKQEIMDIVQPSTPLPPWFSEEDLEIYGALYEKSGFQTALQVPYWSLLEQANIKDPRVHIPALFIVGDKDYFLKFPGVKDYISGGLKSLVPNLQMANLPEGTHFVQEQLPDEVNQLVLDFLTRNSQS is encoded by the exons ATGGAACAAATAGAGCACAAATACGTTGAAGTAAATTGGCTAAATCTTCATGTAGCTGAAACCGGAAGTGGGAATTCCCCGGTTGTGGTGTTCTTGCATGGATTTCCTGAAATATGGTATACTTGGAGGTACCAAATGATAGCTGTGGCCGAAGCTGGTTTCAGAGCTATTGCACCCGATTTCAGAGGACACGGGTTATTGGATCAGCCACCCGAGCCCGAGAAAACCACTTTTCTTGACTTGGCTAATGACACCCTTGCACTTCTTGATGCTCTTGGCATCTCTAAG GCTTTTCTCATTGGCAAAGACTTCGGATCTGCTGTCATTTCCCTATTTATCCTTCTCCACGGGGAGAGAGTCTCTGGATTTATTACCATGGGAGTACCATTCTTGCCCCCACAACCTTTCAAGTACACTGAATACCTCCCTGAAGGCTTCTATATTTCGCGATGGAGG GAACCTGGTAGAGCTGAAGCTGATTTTGGTCGCCTTGACGCTAAAACAGTAGTGAGGAACATCTACATTCTTTTTTCTAGAAGTGAAATACCAATAGCCAATGAAAAGCAGGAAATCATGGACATTGTGCAACCTTCGACCCCTCTACCCCCTTGGTTCTCTGAGGAAGACCTGGAAATATATGGAGCTTTGTATGAGAAATCTGGTTTCCAGACTGCATTGCAGGTTCCCTATTG GTCACTGCTTGAACAAGCCAACATTAAAGATCCAAGAGTTCATATTCCGGCACTGTTTATTGTGGGTGACAAGGATTATTTCCTCAAATTTCCAGGAGTCAAAGACTACATAAGTGGAGGACTCAAAAGTTTAGTCCCTAATCTGCAGATGGCTAACTTGCCAGAAGGAACCCATTTTGTTCAAGAACAATTACCTGACGAGGTCAATCAACTCGTGCTTGACTTCCTTACGAGGAATAGCCAATCTTGA
- the LOC107793674 gene encoding epoxide hydrolase 2-like isoform X1 encodes MEQIEHKYVEVNWLNLHVAETGSGNSPVVVFLHGFPEIWYTWRYQMIAVAEAGFRAIAPDFRGHGLLDQPPEPEKTTFLDLANDTLALLDALGISKAFLIGKDFGSAVISLFILLHGERVSGFITMGVPFLPPQPFKYTEYLPEGFYISRWREPGRAEADFGRLDAKTVVRNIYILFSRSEIPIANEKQEIMDIVQPSTPLPPWFSEEDLEIYGALYEKSGFQTALQVPYWYNDNLCLFELSLLEQANIKDPRVHIPALFIVGDKDYFLKFPGVKDYISGGLKSLVPNLQMANLPEGTHFVQEQLPDEVNQLVLDFLTRNSQS; translated from the exons ATGGAACAAATAGAGCACAAATACGTTGAAGTAAATTGGCTAAATCTTCATGTAGCTGAAACCGGAAGTGGGAATTCCCCGGTTGTGGTGTTCTTGCATGGATTTCCTGAAATATGGTATACTTGGAGGTACCAAATGATAGCTGTGGCCGAAGCTGGTTTCAGAGCTATTGCACCCGATTTCAGAGGACACGGGTTATTGGATCAGCCACCCGAGCCCGAGAAAACCACTTTTCTTGACTTGGCTAATGACACCCTTGCACTTCTTGATGCTCTTGGCATCTCTAAG GCTTTTCTCATTGGCAAAGACTTCGGATCTGCTGTCATTTCCCTATTTATCCTTCTCCACGGGGAGAGAGTCTCTGGATTTATTACCATGGGAGTACCATTCTTGCCCCCACAACCTTTCAAGTACACTGAATACCTCCCTGAAGGCTTCTATATTTCGCGATGGAGG GAACCTGGTAGAGCTGAAGCTGATTTTGGTCGCCTTGACGCTAAAACAGTAGTGAGGAACATCTACATTCTTTTTTCTAGAAGTGAAATACCAATAGCCAATGAAAAGCAGGAAATCATGGACATTGTGCAACCTTCGACCCCTCTACCCCCTTGGTTCTCTGAGGAAGACCTGGAAATATATGGAGCTTTGTATGAGAAATCTGGTTTCCAGACTGCATTGCAGGTTCCCTATTGGTACAACGACAATCTATGTCTATTTGAGCT GTCACTGCTTGAACAAGCCAACATTAAAGATCCAAGAGTTCATATTCCGGCACTGTTTATTGTGGGTGACAAGGATTATTTCCTCAAATTTCCAGGAGTCAAAGACTACATAAGTGGAGGACTCAAAAGTTTAGTCCCTAATCTGCAGATGGCTAACTTGCCAGAAGGAACCCATTTTGTTCAAGAACAATTACCTGACGAGGTCAATCAACTCGTGCTTGACTTCCTTACGAGGAATAGCCAATCTTGA
- the LOC107805019 gene encoding epoxide hydrolase 3-like isoform X1: MEQIEHKYVEVNGIKLHVAEIGSGNSPVVVFLHGFPEIWYTWRYQMIAVAKAGYRAIAPDFRGYGLSDQPPEPEKTTFLDFASDTLALLDALGICKAFLIGKDFGSIVISRFVNLYEERVSGFIVMGVPFWPPHPLKFKEDLPEGFYISRWGEPGRAEVDFGRLDAKTVVRNVYILFSRSEVPIANENQEIMDIVQPSTPLPPWFSEKDLAAYGALYENSGFKTALQVPYRSLHEQINITDPTVHVPALFIEGKKDYVLKFPGMEDYINGELKTLVPNLETASLPEGNHFVQEQLPDQVNQLVLDFLTKNSKPQ, from the exons ATGGAACAAATAGAGCATAAATATGTTGAAGTGAATGGGATAAAGCTTCATGTAGCTGAAATTGGAAGTGGAAATTCCCCAGTTGTGGTGTTCTTGCATGGATTTCCTGAAATATGGTATACTTGGAGGTATCAAATGATAGCTGTGGCCAAAGCTGGTTACAGAGCTATTGCACCCGATTTCAGAGGATACGGGTTGTCGGATCAGCCACCCGAACCCGAGAAAACCACCTTTCTTGATTTTGCCAGTGACACCCTTGCACTTCTTGATGCTCTTGGCATCTGTAAG GCTTTTCTCATTGGTAAAGACTTTGGATCTATTGTCATTTCTCGTTTTGTCAATCTCTATGAGGAGAGAGTCTCTGGATTTATTGTTATGGGAGTGCCATTTTGGCCCCCACATCCTCTCAAGTTTAAAGAAGACCTCCCTGAAGGCTTCTATATTTCAAGATGGGGG GAGCCTGGGAGAGCTGAGGTTGATTTTGGTCGCCTCGACGCTAAAACAGTAGTGAGGAATGTATACATTCTTTTCTCCAGAAGTGAAGTACCAATAGCCAATGAAAATCAGGAAATCATGGATATTGTGCAACCTTCAACCCCTCTACCCCCTTGGTTCTCTGAGAAAGACTTGGCTGCATATGGAGCTTTGTATGAGAATTCTGGATTCAAAACTGCATTGCAGGTTCCCTACAG GTCATTGCATGAACAAATCAACATTACAGATCCAACAGTTCACGTTCCAGCGCTGTTTATCGAGGGCAAGAAGGATTATGTCCTCAAATTTCCAGGAATGGAAGACTACATTAATGGAGAACTTAAAACTTTAGTACCTAATCTGGAGACGGCCTCTTTGCCAGAAGGAAACCATTTTGTTCAAGAACAACTACCTGACCAGGTTAATCAACTCGTGCTCGACTTCCTTACTAAGAATAGTAAGCCTCAGTAA
- the LOC142178428 gene encoding uncharacterized protein LOC142178428, with product MPAKKKYTRRASATIQGATTNAAQEEDTPAQGVASGSVPSASDMDVRGAIQLLTQIVANQAQRQGTSDVHETGSSRSREFLKMKSPVFIGSKKDEDPQNFIDEFQKIFRVMHATDTEAAELAAYQLKDVANTWYEIWEESRGEDADPATWKEFADAFLEHFLPIEVLEAKALEFERLRQNDMSVNEYYLKFVSLAKYAPEMVRDMRARVRRFVLGLSDDLFADANIAAQNNDMTITKMVAFVQGNKDRLKEEERLRRAKEREFSKRAKSAKISTMGDLKQEKYQNFRTANSQSQASVGYRVPDYPICNTCGKRHLGLCRLGTNGCFGCGQQGHFLRDCPSAKQNNRGNAAQSTNSAAHHNSQAQQGHGATKSNNAGGGRNRLYALADRQDTEARRDAVTDPGSTLSYVTPYIAKKFGIEPEKLCEPFEVSTPVGESVIARCIYKGCPVKVHHRLTVADLVELEMLDFDVIMGMDCETDRAEHLRVVLQTLQDHKLYAKFSMCEFWLKSVAFLGHVISGEGVKVDSKKIEAVNNWPRPTSISDIRSFLGLAGYYRRFVEGFSSISSPLTRLTQKKVKFQWSDACEKSFEELKKRLTLAQVLTLPEGTEGFVVYCDASGVGLGCVLIQHGKVIAYASRQLKAHEKNYPTHDLELAAVVFALKIWRHYLYGVHVDIFTDHKSLQYIFKQRELNLRQRRWLELLKDYDVDILYHPGKANVVVDALSRRSMGSLAHVEADKRTMIKEVHRLANLGVRLLDSEDGGIVLQNRAESSLVAEVKEKQFSDSYLLQLKEGIHKHKTMAFEQGEMMAPYEALYRRRCRSPIGWFEVGEVELLGPDLVYQAMEKVNLIQRHLKTAQSRQKSYSDVRHRDLEFQVDDWVFLKVSPMKGVMRFGKKEKLSPRYIGPYRILRRIGHVTFELELPQELDDVHLVFHVSMLKKFMGDSSLVVPTEIIGVKDNLSYEEIPVAILDRQIRKLRTKEIASVKVLWRNQKVEEATLEVEGDMKSKYPHLFEEQKENVEGN from the exons ATGCCTGCAAAAAAAAAGTACACCAGGAGGGCCTCAGCTACTATCCAGGGGGCCACAACTAATGCTGCTCAGGAGGAGGACACTCCAGCCCAAGGCGTTGCATCGGGCTCAGTGCCCAGTGCTTCAGACATGGATGTCAGGGGAGCTATCCAGTTGCTCACCCAGATTGTTGCTAATCAGGCTCAAAGGCAGGGAACAAGTGATGTTCATGAGACGGGTAGTTCCAGGTCTAGGGAATTCCTCAAAATGAAATCTCCCGTCTTCATAGGGTCCAAAAAGGATGAGGATCCGCAAAACTTCATTGATGAATTTCAGAAGATATTTCGAGTGATGCATGCTACAGACACTGAGGCAGCAGAGCTTGCTGCATACCAGCTGAAGGATGTTGCCAACACTTGGTATGAAATATGGGAAGAGTCCCGAGGGGAGGATGCGGATCCTGCGACTTGGAAGGAGTTTGCAGATGCGTTCCTTGAGCACTTTCTACCCATTGAGGTCTTGGAAGCTAAGGCTTTGGAGTTTGAGAGACTTAGACAGAATGATATGAGTGTGAATGAGTACTACCTCAAGTTCGTCTCTCTGGCCAAGTATGCTCCGGAAATGGTACGTGATATGAGGGCCAGAGTTAGGCGGTTTGTGTTGGGGCTTTCAGATGATTTGTTTGCTGATGCCAATATAGCTGCTCAGAATAATGACATGACCATCACTAAGATGGTTGCCTTTGTTCAAGGGAACAAAGACAGGTTGAAGGAAGAAGAGCGGCTACGGAGAGCGAAGGAGAGGGAATTCAGCAAGAGAGCTAAGTCTGCAAAAATTTCAACCATGGGGGATCTCAAGCAGGAG AAATATCAGAATTTCAGAACAGCAAACTCGCAGTCACAGGCGAGTGTGGGATACAGAGTCCCTGATTACCCTATTTGCAACACGTGTGGTAAGAGGCACCTAGGGTTGTGTCGTTTGGGCACAAATGGTTGCTTTGGGTGCGGTCAGCAGGGCCACTTCTTGAGGGATTGTCCATCGGCAAAGCAGAACAATAGAGGCAATGCAGCTCAGTCCACTAATTCAGCAGCCCATCATAACTCTCAGGCCCAACAAGGGCACGGTGCAACAAAGTCTAATAATGCAGGCGGTGGTCGAAATCGCTTGTATGCACTGGCAGACCGTCAGGATACAGAGGCTCGTAGAGATGCTGTCACAG ATCCGGGATCCACCCTATCTTATGTAACCCCATATATTGCAAagaaatttgggatagaaccagaaaagTTGTGTGAACCCTTTGAAGTGTCCACTCCAGTTGGAGAATCAGTTATAGCAAGGTGTATCTATAAGGGATGTCCAGTCAAAGTGCATCATCGTCTTACTGTAGCAGACTTAGTAGAATTGGAGATGTTAGACTTCGATGTGatcatgggcatggattg CGAGACTGACCGTGCCGAACATCTCAGAGTTGTGTTGCAGACACTGCAAGATCACAagctatatgcaaaattttctatgtgtgaattctggttgaaatcAGTAGCGTTTTTGGGCCATGTCATTTCAGGGGAAGGCGTGAAGGTGGACTctaagaaaatagaggcagtgaataattggcctagacccacctcAATATCCGAtataagaagtttcttgggtctaGCAGGCTATTATAGGCGTttcgtagagggattttcttctatcTCGTCCCCTTTGACTAGATTAACTCAGAAGAAAGTCAAGTTTCAATGGTCGGACGCATGCGAGAAAAGTTTTGAGGAGTTAAAGAAGAGATTGACTTTAGCTCAAGTCCTGACACTACCAGAAGGAACCGAAGGGTTCgttgtttattgtgatgcttcaggggttggtcttgggtgtgtattaatacAACACGGTAAAGTCATAGCCTACGCGTCGAGACAGCTTAAggctcacgagaagaattatccgactcATGACCTTGAATTAGCAGCTGTGGTGTTCGCGCttaagatttggcgccattatttgtatggggtacaTGTTGACATTTttacagatcacaagagtctccagtacatcttcaagcaaagagAATTAAATCTACGTCAGAGAAGGTGGCTCGAATTACTTAAGGATTACGATGTTGATATCCtctatcatccggggaaagcaaATGTTGTAGTCGATGCTCTCAGTCGGCGTTCTATGGGGAGCTTAGCTCATGTTGAGGCAGACAAGCGAACTATGATAAAGGAAGTCCATCGCCTAGCAAATCTAGGAGTTCGACTTTTGGACTCCGAAGATGGTGGCATTGTTCTCCAAAACAGGGCTGAatcctccttagtagccgaagtaAAAGAAAAACAGTTTAGTGATTCCTACTTATTGCAGCTGAAGGAAGGAATTCACAAACACAAGACTATGGCTTTTGAACAAGGGGAGATGATGGCACCGTACGAAGCTCTGTATAggcgaaggtgtagatcaccaattggttggttcgaagtcGGAGAAGTGGAGTTGTTAGGACCTGATTTGGTctatcaggccatggagaaagtcaattTAATACAAAGGCATTTGAAGACGGCTCAAAgtcgccaaaagtcctattcggacgTACGACATagagacttagagttccaagttgatgattgggtgtttctgaaaGTATCGCccatgaaaggcgttatgagatttgggaagaaggagaAACTTAGTCCCCGCTATATTGGTCCATATAGAATCCTGCGAAGGATCGGACATGTGACTTTtgagttagaattgccacaaGAACTAGATGATGtacacctagtgtttcatgtgtccatgttgaagaaattCATGGGAGACTCGTCACTTGTGGTTCCTACGGAGATTATAGGGGTTAAGGACAACCTGTCTTATGAGGAAATTCCAGTGGCTATTCttgaccgacaaatccgcaagctcaGAACTAAGGAAATTGCTTCCGTAAAAGTGCTTTGGAGGAATCaaaaggttgaagaggctacatTGGAAGTCGAGGGGGACATGAAGTCCAAATATCCCCATCTCTTTGAAGAGCAAAAGGAAAACGTGGAAGGTAATTAA
- the LOC107805019 gene encoding epoxide hydrolase 2-like isoform X2 — MEQIEHKYVEVNGIKLHVAEIGSGNSPVVVFLHGFPEIWYTWRYQMIAVAKAGYRAIAPDFRGYGLSDQPPEPEKTTFLDFASDTLALLDALGICKEPGRAEVDFGRLDAKTVVRNVYILFSRSEVPIANENQEIMDIVQPSTPLPPWFSEKDLAAYGALYENSGFKTALQVPYRSLHEQINITDPTVHVPALFIEGKKDYVLKFPGMEDYINGELKTLVPNLETASLPEGNHFVQEQLPDQVNQLVLDFLTKNSKPQ; from the exons ATGGAACAAATAGAGCATAAATATGTTGAAGTGAATGGGATAAAGCTTCATGTAGCTGAAATTGGAAGTGGAAATTCCCCAGTTGTGGTGTTCTTGCATGGATTTCCTGAAATATGGTATACTTGGAGGTATCAAATGATAGCTGTGGCCAAAGCTGGTTACAGAGCTATTGCACCCGATTTCAGAGGATACGGGTTGTCGGATCAGCCACCCGAACCCGAGAAAACCACCTTTCTTGATTTTGCCAGTGACACCCTTGCACTTCTTGATGCTCTTGGCATCTGTAAG GAGCCTGGGAGAGCTGAGGTTGATTTTGGTCGCCTCGACGCTAAAACAGTAGTGAGGAATGTATACATTCTTTTCTCCAGAAGTGAAGTACCAATAGCCAATGAAAATCAGGAAATCATGGATATTGTGCAACCTTCAACCCCTCTACCCCCTTGGTTCTCTGAGAAAGACTTGGCTGCATATGGAGCTTTGTATGAGAATTCTGGATTCAAAACTGCATTGCAGGTTCCCTACAG GTCATTGCATGAACAAATCAACATTACAGATCCAACAGTTCACGTTCCAGCGCTGTTTATCGAGGGCAAGAAGGATTATGTCCTCAAATTTCCAGGAATGGAAGACTACATTAATGGAGAACTTAAAACTTTAGTACCTAATCTGGAGACGGCCTCTTTGCCAGAAGGAAACCATTTTGTTCAAGAACAACTACCTGACCAGGTTAATCAACTCGTGCTCGACTTCCTTACTAAGAATAGTAAGCCTCAGTAA